A genome region from Prionailurus viverrinus isolate Anna chromosome A3, UM_Priviv_1.0, whole genome shotgun sequence includes the following:
- the RAD51AP2 gene encoding RAD51-associated protein 2 — MSFAQCTAQGAGFREPATSLQPREDADSRPPRSKRPRLTEPGSASEVEWRLPLVPRLSEVEKAWQWLSPRPFPALLLSANVIFGNSTDSRVEKSVGGEQIRSPRCPKGEFEVNSCLPSLPSRSFDSGLRASGKSCEAGLNDKEVFGVHRSDRAGAEVRPLLPNPSTDDIHGAKRNAAGKQYSVQGRDGIQEDDSYVKQTENLCGDVTFHKETKSPFLDIKCRWKADGVTPSHKKESNISASALNISKSQNQPSMEIAKASYFRDRGTISIPEFPTDLNSKMSSVYLKGTAKKKNDKNEAYVRDFTNVYWSQNRPDVKKQKLQDDKNIVDADAENIFSACYESNHQSLSNQNICVRKKDLIGLNYYNHSSIKSDVTDSEKNFTIILGNANLEEAETCPDIHTFTRLEKSQSQGSNISHISEKIGAVCWIWGNYKTQSENVKRTGEQLNFLQLVEIDLLSKGDYHYTKALSTREEQSKPLMIGTLGSQKALISFFQLNGKGESNNMLQLRYSATQKGSHLSKVFENSIMEILNFHENISGNQKNDNVLNWHEIFKDKKRVDLQNLITKNMNVNRKNDMLSICLQTSISGPLNSILKTNIASLLNNFNCFIRIENDPKLQERCIVKWIMYLHYSKNSIVENHTVYLARTLTFSRLLEGNMKPILRKRKFFKTEQVFEESKKKPSFTMMTKNKHFPIFETYEKNPLLMDFDDMDKISFTKDIYKNKSCPEQFMNEENWTHCTPNAVKTHVKSGSQFIQNHRYINEKLNEVNMYNQDLNTERKKEHNKISISFKCIFEDFFNIRPRTIPTNHGINHSEQTNLGTIMQVLNFENLLSEINGKKQDSILKEEVKVTAQSLTNSCQINKDIKIEKEEKNNFCLMDGMFSMQPVSLMSKKVNAEETKYINQNNVADRNEYEHVLQESELANSEYFHPKNDSTECVNHQFETDLSLGNNECFQDLTAKCLSTEAQTIVSNFEMKSKFDLVLEELHMFHEISKENKIVSTAETNNGQEYYLRENNDIEEVKKEMKEDLKMVTVNEICVSSLLRDTITCPNMHKRHQSLFKWKAVSNNGKQEVPNEYCCSRAAEEELLYSTSKEDCENPPPKRPAFFSDELREEKITYLLKGGSNFSHGISRVLPLKTCSRPIRIGLSRKAKLKQLHPYLK, encoded by the exons ATGTCCTTCGCGCAGTGCACCGCGCAGGGTGCCGGGTTCAGGGAGCCTGCCACCTCCTTACAGCCTCGTGAGGACGCTGATTCCCGACCGCCCCGAAGTAAGCGGCCCCGTCTAACGGAGCCCGGCAGTGCCTCTGAGGTGGAGTGGAGGCTGCCTCTGGTGCCTCGCTTGTCTGAGGTGGAAAAAGCCTGGCAGTGGTTGTCGCCCAGACCCTTCCCGGCCCTTCTTCTTTCAGCTAATGTGATTTTTGGTAACTCCACAGACTCGCGTGTGGAGAAATCAGTCGGTGGGGAGCAGATACGTAGTCCGAGATGCCCAAAGGGCGAATTTGAGGTGAATAGTTGTTTGCCGTCTCTCCCCTCACGAAGTTTTGATTCTGGTTTGAGGGCTTCTGGAAAGTCTTGTGAAGCAGGACTGAATGACAAAGAGGTTTTCGGTGTGCACCGCAGTGACAGAGCTGGAGCAGAGGTCCGTCCGCTTCTGCCCAACCCCTCTACAGACGATATACATGGAGCTAAAAGAAATGCGGCTGGAAAACAATATTCAGTGCAAGGGAGGGACGGTATTCAGGAAGACGATAGTTATGTGAAACAGACAGAAAACCTATGTGGGGATGTTACCTTTCACAAGGAAACCAAATCACCATTTCTTGATATTAAGTGCAGATGGAAAGCTGACGGTGTTACGCCATCTCataaaaaggaaagtaacatTTCAGCATCGGCACTAAATATATCAAAATCTCAAAACCAGCCCAGCATGGAAATTGCCAAAGCCAgctattttagagacagaggcaCAATAAGTATCCCTGAGTTTCCAACTGACTTAAATAGCAAAATGTCCTCTGTCTATTTAAAGggaacagcaaagaaaaagaatgacaaaaacgAGGCATATGTTAGGGATTTCACAAACGTTTACTGGTCCCAAAATAGACCTGATGTTAAGAAGCAAAAGTTACAGGATGATAAAAACATTGTGGATGCCgatgcagaaaatattttttctgcatgcTATGAAAGTAACCACCAGTCACTCAGCAACCAAAATATTTGTGTGAGAAAAAAAGACTTGATCGGTTTAAACTACTATAACCACAGTAGTATCAAATCTGATGTAACAGACTCTGAAAAGAATTTCACTATAATACTGGGGAATGCAAATTTGGAAGAAGCAGAAACATGCCCGGACATTCATACGTTTACCAGATTAGAAAAGTCTCAAAGCCAGGGCTCTAATATTAGTCACATCTCAGAAAAAATAGGGGCAGTTTGTTGGATTTGGGGTAATTACAAGACTCAAAGTGAAAACGTTAAAAGAACTGGAGAACAATTGAATTTTCTACAATTAGTAGAAATAGATCTTTTAAGCAAAGGAGATTATCACTATACAAAAGCCCTGAGTACACGTGAAGAACAATCAAAGCCTCTCATGATAGGAACACTTGGTAGCCAAAAAGCTTTAATAAGTTTTTTTCAGTTAAATGGTAAAGGAGAAAGCAACAATATGCTACAATTAAGATATTCTGCTACACAAAAAGGCTCTCATTTAAGCAAAGTTTTTGAAAATTCCATTATggaaattttgaattttcatgaaaatatctCAGGAAATcaaaaaaatgataatgttttaAACTGGCATGAAATTTTCAAGGATAAGAAGCGAGTTGATCTTCAAAATCTAATAACTAAGAATATGAATGTCAATAGAAAAAATGATATGTTAAGCATATGTTTACAAACCAGTATTTCAGGACCTCTAAATAGCATATTGAAAACCAACATAGCTTCTTTGCTGAATAACTTTAACTGTTTCATTAGAATTGAAAATGATCCTAAATTACAAGAGAGATGCATTGTCAAATGGATAATGTATTTGCATTATTCAAAGAATAGTATAGTGGAAAATCATACTGTGTATCTAGCAAGGACTTTAACTTTTTCAAGACTATTAGAAGGTAACATGAAAcctatattaagaaaaagaaagttctttaaaACTGAACAAGTTTTTGAAGAGTCTAAGAAAAAACCTTCCTTCACTATGatgactaaaaataaacattttccaatttttgaaacatatgaaaaaaatcctcttttaaTGGATTTTGATGACATGgataaaatttcttttacaaaagacATTTACAAGAATAAGAGCTGTCCTGAACAATTCATGAATGAGGAAAATTGGACTCACTGTACACCTAATGCTGTTAAAACACATGTTAAATCTGGTTCTCAATTTATACAGAACCATAGATATATTAATGAAAAATTGAATGAAGTAAATATGTATAACCAGGATTtaaatactgaaaggaaaaaggagcATAATAAGATCAGCATTAGTTTTAAGTGCATATTTGAAGATTTCTTCAATATTAGGCCCCGGACCATACCAACAAACCACGGCATAAACCATAGTGAACAAACCAATCTTGGGACTATAATGCAGGTTCTAAATTTTGAGAACTTGCTAAGTGAAATCAACGGGAAAAAACAAGACTCAATTTtgaaagaggaagtaaaagtcACAGCACAAAGTTTAACAAACAGTTGCCAAATTAACAAAGACATTAagatagaaaaggaagagaagaataatttttgtttaatggatGGCATGTTTTCTATGCAACCAGTTTCACTAATGAGTAAAAAAGTAAATGCAGAAGAAAccaaatatattaatcaaaataATGTAGCTGACAGAAATGAATATGAGCATGTTTTGCAAGAAAGTGAGTTAGCTAATTCAGAGTATTTTCATCCAAAGAATGACTCTACAGAATGTGTTAATCATCAATTTGAAACTGATTTGAGTCTAGGGAACAATGAATGTTTTCAGGATTTAACTGCCAAGTGTTTATCAACAGAAGCTCAGACAATAGTGAGCAATTTTGAGATGAAGAGTAAATTTGATTTAGTACTTGAAGAACTTCATATGTTTCATGAAAtcagtaaggaaaacaaaattgtaaGCACTGCAGAAACAAACAATGGGCAAGAATATTACCTTAGAGAAAATAATGATATTGAGGAGGTAAAAAAGGAGATGAAAGAAGATTTGAAAATGGTTACAGTCAACGAAATATGTGTATCTTCTTTGCTCCGTGATACTATAACATGTCCTAATATGCATAAGAGACACCaaagtttatttaaatggaaAGCAGTATCCAATAATGGGAAACAGGAAGTTCCAAATGAATATTGCTGTTCAAGAGCAGCAGAGGAAGAATTACTTTATTCCACTTCTAAGGAAG ACTGTGAAAATCCTCCACCTAAAAGGCCTGCTTTTTTCTCTGATGAACTTAGGGAGGAAAAAATTACTTACTTACTGAAGGGAG